The stretch of DNA AGCGTATAAGGCAAAGGGTTGTTATTCATGAAAATAAAGTCCTGATCCTTCTCCCGATCCACCCTTGCTTCATATCCTAATTCCATATAAGCCGGCAGCTTAGTGCTTTGGTTTTTCTCAAGAATCAGGAAGTTGGTTTTCAAAACGATTTGGTACAGTAAAGAGGACAGCGTGTTTAATGCTTCTTCGTTTAAATCCGCGTAACCCGCTTCATCGATCCATTCATTGAAAGAAAATACTTGCTTCGGTTTAAACGTAAGCGCTGGCTGCTCTTCCATTAACGGCTGCAGAGCTTCATCGGCTGAACTGGCTGCCACGAATGCTTCGGAGACAACCGCCTGCTTGCTCTCATCGTTTAAGTAATTGGTCAAATCTATGACGGATTCGCCCGGCTGCAAATACGCGGCGATATCCTGAAGATCGCTGTAAAGAGCGTCAAAATCAAACGCCGCTCTCTCCAGCTCCGGAAATTCCAGCAGAATCTCCTCTTTCACTTGTTCTTTCACAACATGAACAGCTAATAAATTTTGCTCGCCGGAGACGGCTTCATTCACTGACGCCTTCACGGAAAAACGGAACAGCGAAAGATCAAGCGGCACCGACTTCTCAACATATTGAAGAATCAGCTTTTTATTTTTCGCCCACTTATCAATTTCCTTATTGACAAGCTCGGCGGCGTCCAGTTTTGTTTTATTCGCCACCCCTACGGGTCCGATGGCCGTCCCTTCATCAAAGCCGGCTGCCATGTTGAACACTTTGCCATAAACATTGGCGCCATAATATGAAAAGCTGATTAAATAGGCCGTAATCAAAGCTAAAATGACCGATATCTTTAAAGTGCCTTGCCCTTTCACATTATGACCCTCCAATCTTGATTAACCTTCTGCACTCATGCTTACATCCACCAGCACTTCTGGCCCTGCTTCTCTAGCGGATTGAATATGCTCCTCTGTTAACACGGTTCCTTTGGGAATGAGAAGCGCTCCGTTAAGATCTACAATATCTTTCGTCGCTGTTTTGCCAATTAATAAAGCATCCTGCTGCTTTTCAATCGCCGCTAAGCTGTCTTCTTC from Bacillus xiapuensis encodes:
- a CDS encoding VanW family protein; amino-acid sequence: MKGQGTLKISVILALITAYLISFSYYGANVYGKVFNMAAGFDEGTAIGPVGVANKTKLDAAELVNKEIDKWAKNKKLILQYVEKSVPLDLSLFRFSVKASVNEAVSGEQNLLAVHVVKEQVKEEILLEFPELERAAFDFDALYSDLQDIAAYLQPGESVIDLTNYLNDESKQAVVSEAFVAASSADEALQPLMEEQPALTFKPKQVFSFNEWIDEAGYADLNEEALNTLSSLLYQIVLKTNFLILEKNQSTKLPAYMELGYEARVDREKDQDFIFMNNNPLPYTLQWKTVNGKLYGALKGVPFSYTYQAIIKNKQTYAPKTILHFTPALPYGQTAVKKTGEKGVSVEVYRERIGSLGKRKTERIAEDFYPPIHRIELHSSQEPPPKDEASGQTEEKQEEAVPAPKTDQQPAGSQKGRSQPAGFENQSKQAADEEKAKPEQR